The following coding sequences are from one Lycium ferocissimum isolate CSIRO_LF1 chromosome 3, AGI_CSIRO_Lferr_CH_V1, whole genome shotgun sequence window:
- the LOC132049769 gene encoding phosphoinositide phospholipase C 2-like: MSKQTYRICCFQRKFKLKEAEAPDEIKDLFGRYSENNIMTAEHLYKFLKEVQGEENITKEEAESLFESALKVVHEHLNIVFHRKGLTLDGFFRYLFSDANVCLSPDKKVQHDMTAPLSHYFIYTSHNTYLTGNQLNSDCSDVPIIKALQRGVRVVELDMWPNSSKDNVDILHGGTLTPPVELIQCLKSIKEYAFVASEYPVILTLEDHLTPDLQAKVAEMVTQIFGDVLFTCGAECLSEFPSPESLKGRIIISTKPPKEYLETKKPNEKDSGSQKGKNSSEEKAWGAELSDLSQKMMALNENEKNGECQDEEADSHHENPNIQQNTAPEYKHLIAFQAGKSKGPTREWLTVDPIKVKRISLNEEKLINVSLNHGKDLIRFTQRNLLRVYPKGIRVDSSNYNPLIGWMHGAQMVAFNMQRHGRPLWLMQGMFRANGGCGYVKKPELLLKSGPNNEVHDPKRLLSVKTTLKVKIYMGSGWHLDFKRTHFDVYSPPDFYVKIGIAGVPADSIVKKTRPIEDNWIPTWGDEFEFPLTVPEIALLRVEVHEYDMSESDDFGGQTCIPVSELRTGIRAVPIYDEKGDKYPSVKLLMRFDFV; this comes from the exons ATGTCTAAACAAACATACAGAATATGCTGTTTCCAAAGGAAATTCAAGCTGAAAGAAGCTGAGGCACCTGATGAGATCAAGGACTTGTTTGGCAGATATTCAGAAAATAATATCATGACAGCAGAACATTTATACAAATTCTTGAAAGAAGTGCAAGgtgaagaaaatattacaaAAGAAGAAGCTGAATCTCTATTTGAATCTGCGCTCAAAGTTGTTCATGAACATCTTAATATTGTTTTCCATAGAAAGGGTCTCACTCTTGATGGATTCTTTCGTTACCTCTTTAGTGATGCTAACGTGTGTCTCTCTCCAGACAAAAAG GTGCAACATGACATGACTGCTCCTTTGTCTCACTATTTCATTTACACCAGTCACAATACCTACCTCACTGGGAATCAACTCAACAGTGATTGCAGCGACGTGCCTATAATAAAGGCACTCCAACGAGGTGTCCGAGTTGTTGAATTAGACATGTGGCCAAATTCATCGAAAGACAATGTGGATATCCTTCATGGAGG GACATTAACACCTCCAGTGGAACTTATCCAATGCTTGAAATCAATAAAGGAGTATGCATTTGTGGCATCTGAATATCCTGTAATTTTAACTCTAGAAGATCACCTCACTCCTGATCTTCAGGCTAAAGTAGctgag ATGGTCACTCAAATATTTGGAGATGTACTTTTTACCTGTGGGGCAGAATGCTTGTCAGAATTCCCTTCTCCAGAATCTTTGAAGGGGCGGATTATCATCTCAACTAAACCACCAAAAGAATATCTTGAAACTAAGAAACCAAACGAGAAAGATAGTGGTTCTCAGAAGGGGAAGAACTCGTCAGAGGAAAAAGCATGGGGAGCAGAACTTTCTGATCTTTCACAAAAAATGATGGCTTTAAATGAG AATGAAAAGAATGGAGAATGTCAAGATGAGGAAGCCGATTCTCATCATGAGAACCCTAATATACAGCAGAATACAGCTCCCGAGTATAAACACTTGATTGCTTTCCAAGCAGGGAAATCAAAAGGTCCAACAAGGGAGTGGCTAACCGTGGATCCTATTAAGGTGAAACGGATTAGCTTGAATGAAGAAAAGCTCATAAATGTTTCCCTCAATCACGGGAAAGATTTAATCAG GTTTACTCAGAGAAATTTGCTGAGGGTATATCCAAAAGGTATACGAGTCGACTCTTCCAATTACAATCCGCTAATAGGATGGATGCATGGAGCTCAGATGGTTGCATTCAACATGCAG AGACATGGAAGGCCTTTGTGGTTAATGCAAGGGATGTTTAGAGCAAATGGTGGCTGTGGTTATGTCAAAAAACCAGAGCTTCTATTAAAATCTGGCCCAAATAATGAGGTCCATGATCCTAAAAGGCTTTTATCAGTGAAAACTACCCTGAAG GTGAAAATATACATGGGAAGTGGTTGGCATTTGGACTTTAAACGCACACACTTTGATGTATATTCTCCACCAGACTTCTACGTCAAG ATTGGTATTGCTGGAGTCCCTGCAGATTCAATAGTTAAGAAAACCAGGCCGATAGAGGACAACTGGATACCGACATGGGGTGATGAATTTGAGTTCCCATTGACAGTTCCAGAGATCGCATTGCTTCGGGTAGAAGTTCATGAATATGATATGTCAGAGAGCGATGATTTTGGTGGACAAACTTGCATTCCTGTTTCAGAGCTCAGAACAGGAATTCGAGCTGTGCCTATTTATGATGAAAAGGGAGATAAATATCCCTCTGTTAAACTACTTATGCGATTCGACTTTGTATAA